In a single window of the Lycium barbarum isolate Lr01 unplaced genomic scaffold, ASM1917538v2 unchr_scaffold_51, whole genome shotgun sequence genome:
- the LOC132625721 gene encoding uncharacterized protein LOC132625721, which produces MTITNEVNPTANLSITNENPESSTERINLNDEEEIALLKLQLDELRGELRQVRDLTHLTVTAFPNPPHFPSLDSPVPEHFPPSTCPPPIPLSFSNLPPVTPANVPNMHKQTPYVPDYTHTSQNPTSTQTITAPTYPTVQHIPGAHIDISREQYVPQIYAAGAPTFTAPVTVRVPFEVDQYAEMERDSKIGEDESIINQLHSIRKEMRNMRVTRGSESLDYDDLCIHPDIGMPVGYKPPKFDIFDGTGDPHTHLRAYCDKLVGVGMNEKLRMKLFIRSLSGEALTWYTSQDPRKWSDWQDMAGDFMNRFGFNTEITPDRFSLSNIQKKATESFQDYARRWRMEVARVMPPLDESELSKYFIRAQEGIYFEKMMGSMGQKFADLVKMGDFLEEGIKSGKIQSMAALQAASKDIQSGSVNGIKKKKEDISNITPYYRQGESSR; this is translated from the coding sequence ATGACTATCACCAACGAAGTCAACCCAACTGCTAACCTTTCCATAACTAATGAAAATCCAGAAAGCTCGACAGAGAGGATTAATCTGAACGATGAAGAAGAGATCGCTTTGCTAAAGCTACAACTTGACGAACTAAGAGGAGAGCTGCGCCAAGTTCGGGACCTGACCCATCTCACTGTGACTGCTTTCCCAAACCCACCTCACTTTCCGTCTTTGGATTCGCCGGTTCCAGAACACTTCCCTCCATCTACATGTCCACCTCCAATACCCCTTTCTTTTTCTAACCTACCTCCGGTCACTCCCGCGAATGTACCAAATATGCATAAACAAACCCCTTACGTCCCTGACTACACCCATACTTCACAAAACCCAACATCAACCCAAACTATTACTGCACCTACTTACCCCACCGTGCAGCACATACCAGGGGCACACATTGACATTTCCCGCGAGCAATATGTGCCACAGATATATGCAGCTGGGGCTCCAACCTTTACAGCTCCTGTCACAGTCAGGGTCCCGTTCGAGGTGGATCAATATGCAGAAATGGAGAGAGATTCCAAGATAGGAGAAGATGAATCAATCATTAACCAGCTGCACAGTATAAGGAAAGAAATGAGGAACATGCGAGTCACTCGGGGAAGTGAGAGTTTGGATTATGATGATCTATGCATACACCCGGATATTGGCATGCCAGTAGGGTACAAACCTCCTAAGTTCGATATTTTTGATGGGACAGGTGATCCTCATACACATTTGAGGGCCTACTGCGACAAATTAGTAGGAGTAGGAATGAACGAGAAATTGAGGATGAAATTGTTTATTAGAAGTTTGTCAGGAGAGGCGCTCACTTGGTATACTAGCCAAGATCCTCGTAAATGGAGCGACTGGCAAGATATGGCTGGGGATTTTATGAATCGCTTCGGATTTAACACTGAGATCACACCAGACAGGTTTTCTCTGAGCAACATACAAAAGAAGGCAACTGAATCATTCCAGGATTACGCAAGACGTTGGAGAATGGAGGTTGCCCGAGTTATGCCCCCATTGGACGAAAGCGAGCTCAGCAAGTATTTCATTCGAGCTCAGGAGGGCATCTATTTTGAAAAGATGATGGGCTCGATGGGCCAAAAATTTGCCGATTTGGTCAAGATGGGAGACtttttggaagaaggaatcaagtcCGGAAAGATTCAATCAATGGCTGCGTTGCAAGCTGCAAGCAAAGACATACAGTCAGGTTCCGTCAATGGGATTAAGAAAAAGAAGGAGGACATATCCAATATCACACCTTACTACCGGCAAGGAGAGTCATCTCGCTGA